Within Bacillus sp. FJAT-45350, the genomic segment CAAATCTTTCAATCAACGAAAGAATTAGGTGGTGTCATCCGCCTTTATGAAGATGTACCCGCAAATGGACAGCAATCCACCCCATTACAGCCGTGGATTTGTATAAATGTCAAAATCTCTTATCAGTGTGATCGAAAAAAGGATGTAACGTTATCACTGGGTTTGAATCTAATTAATGGACAAATTGTCCCTGGCTTCTTTGAGAAGCTTATAGAAAAAAACTTAACGCCTAAAATTCCTGACTTTTGCTTTACGCTCTCTCCTCTTATTACACCTAAGAGTGGACTAATTCGTTTGGAGCGTATAATAGAAACCTATATCGAGGAACAGGACGATGATTGGGCGCAAGCTGCTAGAGAACGTTGGGACGAAGACCTACAGTTATTAAACCGATTTTATGAAGAGAAAGAGGAAAAACCAGAAAGTTATTACACTGAAAAAGAAGCTCTAAAGAGTCAATATGAGCCAAAGATTATTGCCTCAATCATTAATGGTGGTATGTTTTATTTACAACAGAAAGTTTTTTAGGAATTATGAATTATGGGTTATGAGTTACGATAGAGAAATTAGTAACATTCACTCATGAAGTCTATTAATTTTTTACAATTCATAACTCAAACCTCATAATTCATAATTAAAAAAATCCTGCTCGTATAACGAGCAGGATTTTTCCCTTCACAACTGATTAAAATGCTGAACCGGTTGTAATAACATCGAAAAGAGTCATAACACCAAACCAGCCGAATACTGCTAGCGAAAGACCAGCAAAACCAACTGCAAAGAAGTTCTTTGTTTTTAAACTTTTTAATAATCCAAATGCACAAAAAATAGCTACTAAGATCATATTGATTGCCATAAACATGGGCGACTCCCCCTTTCCTTATGTAAAAGATCATAACCCAGAGATTATCATTACTTATTATAAACTTCTCTGAGGAAAGTTTCATCATAAAAATTTGACAGAAATAGAACAGAAACGTATCCTCAATAATAGCTTGGGCGATTTTCTTTTATTTTACTCTCTTTCACCACTTTTGTCGAGCCAGTTTCTTATTTCGCACCTCTTCTCTTGGAAGCTAATACCGATTTTATAAGCCTTTGCATAACCACTCATTAAATCTTCTTTTTGTTTGTCCACAAAGTATATCTCTTCGTCTTTAAAGTCTACCGCAATTAAGTCTTCCTCAATCTGATAAATAGCCATCTTTATCTGCTCTTCTTCTCCTTCATTTATGACGAAACAAGAAGTCTGGTCGGCAAACAAAAAATAGTTATCATTTTCTGTTTTAAAGCCATAATCTAAAAACGCGTCTTCTAGCTTAGGTACTTCTATTTGAAATAATTGATGATTAGATTCGAGTAATTTCTTCTCACCTAGAAAGTTTCCTAAACGAGTAGCCTCTTCTTCTGTTTGAACAATGAATAATTCAACATCATCATCAACAATCGAAACTATCTCATAGATTGATTGGAATAATGGTTCTAACTCCTCTGTCGATAAACACTCGAACGACTTCATCTCCACCCCATAGCAAATATTCATCACCATGTACCCCTTTTTATAGAGTTTTCTATTTTTGATTCCAAACTATAATAAGTGTAAAATAAGATTGAATTGGATGCAATGGAGGAGATTAGATGAATTGGACACAAATACCTTTGGGACCGTTACAAACAAATGCCTATATCCTTATGAACGATAAAAAAGAAGTCGTTATTTTTGATCCAGGTGGCAATGGGCCTGAATTAAATGCTTGGTTAAAAAAAGAAGACCTAAAACCTATCGCTATTTTACTAACTCATGCTCACTTCGATCATATCGGTGCAGTTGATGATGTTCGTGACGAATGGAATGTAGAGGTCTACATACACGAAAACGAACAAGATTGGTTAGGTGATGCAAGCAAAAATGGCTCAGGTCGTTTTTTAGGCAATGATGCCATTGAAATTAAAGATGCAGATCATCTTATTTCAATGGAAGGCACGTTAACTATCGGTAATTTCTCGTTTGAAGTATTTGAAACACCTGGACACTCTCCTGGTAGTGTCTCTTTCTATGTAAAAGATGAAGGTGTTGTATTCTCAGGTGACGCACTTTTTGCTAACAGTATCGGTCGAACTGATTTACCAGGTGGAAATCATCAACAATTAATTAACAGTATTAACGAAAAGTTAATGGAATTACCAGAAGATACGATTGTCGCTAGTGGACACGGTCCAACAACGACAGTAGGTAAAGAAATGGACTCAAATCCTTTCTTAAACGGATTTTAAGATTAGTTGTTCGACATGTAAGAACAAATGGGGTGTCCCAAAAGGTAAAAAACGACCTTTTTGGAACGAGGCCGCTGAAAAAATGTGATTTTCACTTTTTCAGCGGCCTCGTTTGGGACACCCCTATATTTTTAACGACTATTAGATACATTACCCTTCAATTAACTGGAATTAGGAACAAAAAAAAGAGACTTCCTAACCGTTAGGAAGTCACAAGGGGAGTAAATCGTATTATTAAATGAACTATGAGGGGGAGGGGGACTCCCAAATCATTGTATTCACCAATGTAAATTTAGTATATTATATACTTAACACTATGTCAATGGTATTAATGATTTTTTGTAAAAATAAAAGGAGAAAATTTCAAATGAAAGAGACAATCATTCGTTTCATAAACGAACAGCCTACAAAAAAAATTTCATATGCTACTTTTATTGAAAAAGCACTTTACGATGAAGAACAAGGCTATTATATGACTGACAGAAAAAAGCTTGGAAAAGAAGGAGACTTTTACACTAGTGCTACTCTCCATCCTATTTTCGCTAAAGTCTTTGTTCAAACTTTTTTAGATATTATTGAGAAGGAGAACATGACTTATACTATATGTGAAATTGGCGGTGGTGACGGACGATTTGCGAAGGCATTTCTAGAAGAATGGGAAGAATTAAGTCCCACTACATTTAAAGATGGAAACTATTTATTAATAGAAGAAAGCCCTTTTCATCGTAAATGCCAGTATGAGCGTGTAGGACATTTAAAACAAGTACAACAATTCTCCTGTCTTCAAGAAGCCATGAACATACATAAACAATATCAAGGAATTATATTTTCTAATGAATTACTTGATGCTTTTCCAGTCCATGTTGTACAACAAAGGGAATTAGGTCTTCAGGAATTGTTTGTCACAGTAAACGACGAGGCAAATCTGATTGAAACAGAAGAGCCTTGCGAAAATGAAGAGTTGTTACAATGGATAACAGACTATGGTCCACCCTTGCAAACGAATCAAAAAATTGAAGTTCCTCTCGCTATGAATCATTGGCTGAAATCAATCTCAGACTGGATGACCAAAGGTGTTGTCATGACAATTGATTATGGCTATACGAAAAGTGAGTGGCAACAACCAGAACGAATGGATGGTAGCTTGAGAGGATATCATCAACATCAACTAATTAATAACCCTCTCCTATACCCAGGTGAAATGGATATTACAAGCCATATTCATTTAGACGCATTAATCGACATAGGCAAAGAAGTTGATTTAGAGACTTGTTTATTTACAACTCAAGACCGTTTTTTATTATCATGTGGTTTGCTCTCATACCTCCAAGAAAATCACGATCCAAATCCGTTTTCGGAAAAAAGCAAACAAAACAGAGTGATTCGTTCCCTTATATCAGATAGTGGGATGAGCAAAGCTTTTCACGTAATCGTCCAAACAAAAAATGCAAATCAAACTAACAATTATCCTTGGGTTGGTCGGGACCCCTATAAAATATAACACTAGAAAAAAGCGATGTGCATTTAGCACATCGCCTTTTCTTTGTGTTATGTAAAACACATTACATATTAGTGCCCGAAGCTTGGAACAAGTAAGAATGTAGAATAATACGTAAATCCTACAAAGAATACTGTTAAATAAGCACCAAAAATATACACATATGCTCTTTCAGAAAGGTTTAAGTAGCTAAGTGCTAAAAAGCCTCCCGTTTGAGCAAAGAATAAAAGAGCTACGTTGTACATATCTCCAGCAAAAAACAGAACTGCAAATATACCTGTCCAGAAGCCCAGTACACGGAACATACGATCCATACATTTCCCTCCTTCTTTCTATCTTTTGTGTTACTTTCTTAGCACAAACGTACTTATGGAAAGTAAAGGAATAATGATCATAAGATACAGTACACACTTAATTATATATGACTAATGAATCCATTGTAAATGACTTTCTCATTGTCAAATTCGTGTCAATTAGGAATAACGACTGTTGTATATGAACAAGCTGAACAATCTGGCTCGGTCATTAACTCATTTTCTTCTAATTTAATTTGCCCAAAAAAATGAGTAAATATCCCAACTAAAAAGGAATGATGCATAATACAAAGCGTTGCCGAATGGTCATTAATCAATTCTTTAAAAGTACAATTATAAATTTTAAAGTTAATTGTTTTATCCTCATCATTATAATGGAACTCAGGATTTAATCCTTGGTTATTCGACATTTGCTCAACTAGCGTCATTTTTTCTTCAACACTTAAAGTTTCTACATCTTTTCCTACTCTCGAAAGGAATGATTTAGCAGCTTCGATACCGTACTTATAGCCGATGTTCTTAATAGCCTTCTTTCCCTCTTCACCAAAAGTAGCAAGCGTTTCTAATGCCAAATTAGATAACATTTGGTAATCACGGTAAGGAAATTGTAGACTTATGACTTCTTCTGATAATCGATAAAAACGACTAGGGCGTCCACCCTTACCTGTTTTCTTCGTTTCAGAAATTAGCATTTTTACATCTTCTAGCTTTGTTAAATGTAGTCTAGCTACATTTGCATGTATTTTAAAATTATCTGCAATTTCCTGAACTGTGACATCACCATGTCGCTTCGATACAAATTGATAGATTGAAAAACGAGTAGGATCAGAAAGTACATTGGTAATCTTTAACGTTTGTTGCTCCATCTAAAACTCACCCCCTCGATTACATGTCTTGTTCCATTATAATACAACATTTGTAACAAATAAACGTTTTTCATCGTAATATAGGGGTATTTATTCTTACCAAAAAAAGCTGGGTTAAAAGTCTGTAACCTTTTAACTCAGCTTTCTAGTAGAAATCTCTTATAAGATGTGAATAACCACCAATCATAAACAATTAATAAAAGGTCATTAACCTCGTCGTTTTGACTTTCTTTTTCTTAATGCAATTGAAATAGCTAAAGGTATCATCCCAAACATTCGAAAATGTGCCGGTGGTCGACTTTCTTTTTTCTCTAATCTCATTGCCTTTCTTTCATCTGTCGGTTTGTTTACATACGTAACAAATTGCTGTGTTATAAATTTTACTAAGTCATTGAGTGACATTTGAGCACTCCCTTAAATAATAACTACAACAAAGTATCTCCATATTTCAACTAGATATTCAATTGCTCTTTAATTTCCTTTACAATATCGGTAACCGACTTATTCGTTGTATCTACAACTAGTTCTGCTTCTTGGTATAAAGGTAATCGACTTTCATACAAATTTGCGATTTCTTCTAATTTCTTACCTTTGAGTAAAGGTCTTGTCGTATCCCCCTCGGTTCTTCGAATTATCTCGTTCAAAGAACATGATAAGAAAATAACTTTTCCCTTCGTTTGCATAATTTGACGATTTTCATCTTTTATAATGATTCCGCCACCTGTTGTAATAACCATGTCCTCACCATTAATGTTATTTAGTGTTTCTGTCTCAAGCTTCCTAAAGCCTTCTTCACCATACTCTGCAAAAATAGAAGATATTGATTGTTTTTGTTGTTTTTCAATATATTCATCTGTATCAATCACTTGAAAATTAAATGCCTTCCCCAATTCTTTTCCAACCGTTGTTTTACCAGATCCCATAAACCCTGTTAAGTAAACCAAGCCCATTACATTGTTACCTCCCATAACTCATAAACGATACCTAGCTCTTTATTAAAAAAAAGACGAACGTATCGCTG encodes:
- a CDS encoding YqhG family protein, which codes for MQQHQIHNYLERYFISNECQIIDNESGHLHVQLSIDMDKALMNRPFYWHYLEKTGGTPQPMKMTLITDPEKVSEDKKGEIIHFGSPRLHQIFQSTKELGGVIRLYEDVPANGQQSTPLQPWICINVKISYQCDRKKDVTLSLGLNLINGQIVPGFFEKLIEKNLTPKIPDFCFTLSPLITPKSGLIRLERIIETYIEEQDDDWAQAARERWDEDLQLLNRFYEEKEEKPESYYTEKEALKSQYEPKIIASIINGGMFYLQQKVF
- a CDS encoding DUF2759 domain-containing protein, which encodes MFMAINMILVAIFCAFGLLKSLKTKNFFAVGFAGLSLAVFGWFGVMTLFDVITTGSAF
- a CDS encoding MBL fold metallo-hydrolase; protein product: MNWTQIPLGPLQTNAYILMNDKKEVVIFDPGGNGPELNAWLKKEDLKPIAILLTHAHFDHIGAVDDVRDEWNVEVYIHENEQDWLGDASKNGSGRFLGNDAIEIKDADHLISMEGTLTIGNFSFEVFETPGHSPGSVSFYVKDEGVVFSGDALFANSIGRTDLPGGNHQQLINSINEKLMELPEDTIVASGHGPTTTVGKEMDSNPFLNGF
- a CDS encoding class I SAM-dependent methyltransferase; its protein translation is MKETIIRFINEQPTKKISYATFIEKALYDEEQGYYMTDRKKLGKEGDFYTSATLHPIFAKVFVQTFLDIIEKENMTYTICEIGGGDGRFAKAFLEEWEELSPTTFKDGNYLLIEESPFHRKCQYERVGHLKQVQQFSCLQEAMNIHKQYQGIIFSNELLDAFPVHVVQQRELGLQELFVTVNDEANLIETEEPCENEELLQWITDYGPPLQTNQKIEVPLAMNHWLKSISDWMTKGVVMTIDYGYTKSEWQQPERMDGSLRGYHQHQLINNPLLYPGEMDITSHIHLDALIDIGKEVDLETCLFTTQDRFLLSCGLLSYLQENHDPNPFSEKSKQNRVIRSLISDSGMSKAFHVIVQTKNANQTNNYPWVGRDPYKI
- a CDS encoding DUF2626 domain-containing protein yields the protein MDRMFRVLGFWTGIFAVLFFAGDMYNVALLFFAQTGGFLALSYLNLSERAYVYIFGAYLTVFFVGFTYYSTFLLVPSFGH
- a CDS encoding helix-turn-helix transcriptional regulator, with protein sequence MEQQTLKITNVLSDPTRFSIYQFVSKRHGDVTVQEIADNFKIHANVARLHLTKLEDVKMLISETKKTGKGGRPSRFYRLSEEVISLQFPYRDYQMLSNLALETLATFGEEGKKAIKNIGYKYGIEAAKSFLSRVGKDVETLSVEEKMTLVEQMSNNQGLNPEFHYNDEDKTINFKIYNCTFKELINDHSATLCIMHHSFLVGIFTHFFGQIKLEENELMTEPDCSACSYTTVVIPN
- a CDS encoding YqzE family protein; protein product: MSLNDLVKFITQQFVTYVNKPTDERKAMRLEKKESRPPAHFRMFGMIPLAISIALRKRKSKRRG
- a CDS encoding shikimate kinase; translated protein: MGLVYLTGFMGSGKTTVGKELGKAFNFQVIDTDEYIEKQQKQSISSIFAEYGEEGFRKLETETLNNINGEDMVITTGGGIIIKDENRQIMQTKGKVIFLSCSLNEIIRRTEGDTTRPLLKGKKLEEIANLYESRLPLYQEAELVVDTTNKSVTDIVKEIKEQLNI